A stretch of DNA from Halictus rubicundus isolate RS-2024b chromosome 13, iyHalRubi1_principal, whole genome shotgun sequence:
TGATCGTCCAAGGAGCTACTTTAGGAAGATTCCTCAAATGTAattctttacaattttctttcaatatttcgtCGTCGTTTTTAGGAGCAAAAAAATGATACCTATCCTTAAAATATGGCATACCGGCATTGCAAATTAAAGCTCTTGTATCTCCGGTTACATGTTTTTCAAGGCTCGACTCTATTACTGTCAACTtcgtttcacatttttcaagAGCATAGGTTATGTGGTTTTTTAAATCGAGCAAAAAAGATATGATCTGCTTGTTGAAACTCAATAAATTGTTGCAGTCGTTGATATTACATTCCGAACGCATATTTTCGTTTTGATATTCTGATTTCTTTCGGAACGTAGAATCTTTTGAAAACACTTGCGACTTACCAACCATTACTGATTTTTCCAACGAAGAAATACATGGAAAATCGTGCTGGCTTTTTCCTCTGGCAGacacgttttctaacaataggAGTTTCTCCAAATCATCGTTGTCCATTAGCTCATCCATAACTGATCAAAGGCAGACTTCTTTTGAAAAACGGGACACACAAGCATCGGCCTattcatacatacatatatacatacatatatatcttaTGTAGGTAAAGTCGAGATCGTAACAGCAAAACACAATGAAAAGTTGGAAAGAAACGAACTGTACAATTAGCGTGGAAAATCGGAAATAAAATGTTCTACCTGACTTATCGGAGTGGCTCGAATGTTCGAATTCATAAGAgattacaaaaaaattaaaaaatcatacgttgaaagtaattttaaagaaaattgtataaatgtaaatatttttgcatcGTTTTTCCACAAAATACCGTTGTACTgtcaatcgattaataaaatgcaTGAAAATGTAATGCAATAGACGATCATAAATTGAAtacctatctatctatctatctatacatatatatatatgcatatatagatagatagagagagagaaagaggaataTTATATATGTGCGTGTGcatatatacacatatgtatatatacctGTTATAACGGAGCGTGGAATTTCTGTGTTTTGACGATTGGCCCAAACGTAGATAGAGtgatattgaaaaaaaaaacgaaacgacAATGAGTGAATTTTGACATTTAAGCGGAAATAGTGCACATATGTTTCCGGCATAGCTTCTGCGGAGCGGTGCATGCGCAGTTTCTACGGCCTGAATATGTCGGCTGGCTAAAGTACGTTAAATGTTATCATGATCAGAAGTATTTCCTTTGGTTAAGTACATTGACGTTAAGTTGTTGCGAGAATctttgcaatttgaaacagttgaCGAATAAGAATTCCATTTGTACAATTAATACGGAATTTTTAGTTTGCTGTATCGTACGTTCGAACATTAAGTAGTAGAGAAAGCCTTATGTCAAGACGGTTCGGTATCGAGAGAACCGACGACGTATGCCAATATGaagaaacttttttcaaaaatagaaAACACGTCGAAAGAACCAAACAGTTATTTAGGAAAGGTCTTTGTGGTGGGACGTCACACGGTGACTGTCGAGGATGTTTTGGCGGAAGGTATGTACGCGTTCCTTGTTTCATCCTTGAATCCTCGCCATTCATTCTTCATTACGTTCTTATTATatattcaatcattttttttcATATGTTAACACGTGCCCTTTGCTAATAGAATTGTtcgtataatatttattataaaaacaaCGTGATTACACCAATACCGATACTCGTCTGTTAACTGATTAGTTAGGTATTAAGTAAATGATGTGAATGACttgtttttttctatttttttttatccttaTAAATCATGTGTAACCATACATACGTATGCGCGCACACACATCCGCAGATGCATACACACGCATGCATGTACACACACAGCATGggcagagagagggaaagagacaaACCAAGATTTTGTTATTCTATAGGGTACTGTAATATATAAaaacaaacagaaaaaaatacAGAGTTTATTTTTCATGTACAAAAGAGAagatgtaaataaatttttactgttGTGGACAGGCTGATCTTGAAAATTCTAACCTTATGACATATAATACACGTCGAACCAATGTCAGCATTCCTATCGTATAAATACATTCCTTTGGTTTTAGGAGGATTCGCTATTGTGTTCCTGGTTAAATCTTCGAATGGACGTTACGCGCTTAAGCGTATGTACGTCAACAATGAACAGGATCTTAATGTTTGTAAGAGGGAGATACAGATTGCGGTGGGTTTTACAAGTATATTACTCTTATCCGTTCAACTTtatggaaatcattttctttgtATATCTTCCCCTAAACATTAGGGAATTAGAATATTGGAATATTCATGTAGGCTATTTTCTTTGCAGAGTAATTTGAATGGTCAtaagaatatcataggatacgtGGATAGCAGTATAACTCATATAGGTGGCGGTGTTCACGAACTATTGCTTTTAATGCCTTATTGCAAGTCTCAAGTTCTGCAGATGATGAACAACAGGTTAATAATGATTGTAATAAATTTCAAGTAACGTATGAAGACTATCGCAGATTTGCAAAGCGTTGTTGTATCAAAATGTTTTCCAGGTTACAAACTGGTTTTACTGAATCGGaagttttacaaatattttgcgACGTTTGCGAAGCTGTTTCTAGATTACATCATTGTCAGACTCCAATAATACATAGAGATCTAAAGGTTTGCTTTCCCATTATACCTTGCTAATTGTACAAACGAAAACCCGACGATGTCTTTTATTAGTTTATCCGGGATTATACTCGTTAGGTGGAAAATATATTGTATTCCGATGCTGGTCATTATGTTTTATGCGACTTTGGTTCGGCAACAGCAAAAGTTCTTAATCCCAGTGTACAGGGTGCCGCTCTGGTTGAAGAAGAAATTAAGAAGTATACGACTCTTAGTTATAGAGCACCAGAAATGATCGATATGTATTCTGGGAAATCGATCACAACAAAAGCCGATATATGGGTACGATGAAGTAGTACAAATATTTAAGGTGTTGGATCTGTTTGCAAAATCAATGAAAAAACACATGGATGATTCCAGGCGCTGGGTTGTCTGTTATATAAATTATGTTTCTTCACATTGCCATTTGGAGAAAGTACGCTCGCTATTCAATCAGGAAATTTCACCGTACCCGACAATTCTCGGTTTGTATTTACCACGTATTTACACATACGTacatatatacttgtatatacgtGTACTTATATATACATACTTATACATGTATCATGCGCTTACGCGTACGTATCTATACGTACACGTGTATACACGTttatacgtatacgtatactTGTATAATAGAATTTACTTGTAACACTTTATATGATAAAACTATTCGAACAACACTCAACTTTATATAGATATAGTAGAAGCCTTCATTGTCTGATTCGTTATATGCTTGAGCCGGATCCCGATAGCCGCCCTGACATTTACCAAGTTTCTGTGATTGCTTTCCAAATCCAGGGCAAGGAGTGCCCTGTACGGAACTTGCATGTAAGTGTTTGATACTTGTGAATATTTCTCAGTTAGATTAATAATGTATATTGCCGAAATCAGTCGCAAGTTGGTCGCTCATTCCCTATCTTTGTAGAAAGTACCAGCTCCAGTTTTGGAATCACTACCTTGTCCATGTACGGAGTCTGAAAACATAAAAAGATCGTCACTGGTGAAAACACCAAAACCGTCTCCTGTAACTATCGTCGAAGGTACTTCGGTAACCCCGCGACAGCGACCGAAAGGGCAGGTTGTAAGCACTGGCCCCATAAGTTTAAGCGGGCAGATCGTCAGTCAAATTTCTGGTCAGGGAAATCAGTCGCAGTCGCAACCGCAACCGCAACCGCAACCGCAGACACAGCCACAACCATTACCGCAATTACCATCGCAATCGCAATCGCAACCGCAGTCGCAGTCGCAGTCGCAACCGCAATCGCAGTCGCAGTCACAGTCGCAGTCACAGTCACAGTCGCAAACGTATGTAGGACAGGATGTACAACAAAATGTTCAATCGCTGGCTGCGAACGTGCAAACGGCTCATCAAGTGGCTTCTTCCGGTTCGCAAAGTTCTATGGTCGGACAGTCGCCGGTAACTGTCCCAGAGAAAACTCAATATTACTTTGACTCGAAGACTGCGGGCAACGTGAATGAGGAGAATTTGGAAGCGCTTTTTCCACCGTCGGGTGAGAAGTTGATTGAATATTGTGTTCGGTTGATGTTTGCGTTATGCGTTATGCCTGCGCGATGATATGTCGATGACGATTTGCACGCGGTACCACTTTTATGGGTTTTCCAGGGTATCCGGATCCGTTCAAAGATGACACTGGAGCTATGCCACCGCCTGCAAAAATACCGCCCCCGGTAGCTCCAAAACCAACGAAATCACTTCCAAAAGCATCCAGTATTTCTTCTACTTCTAGTTGTCCACCACCGAAATTTCCCCCAGTTACCCCGTTAGCAACGAAACTAAACATTCCAGTGGGATCGAGCATAGCAGCTCCTCCCGCAGCACCGCTTACTTTACCGAAACCAGTAAACAAGGCCGAAAGTTTGAGTCAGAATATAAGTTTGAGCACCTCTCCGCCCGATAGTCCCACGGTATTGTCTTGCGTGCGTCACAGGAGAAATGTTAGCGATACAAGTGCTTTCAACAAGTAAGTGTTACCTTGTTCCTTTCCCTCTTTTCATTCTTATCATGTTTTCCTTGTTCTTTCTCGAGCGTCGATTTGTTGATTTGTTTCCGTTCGTCCTGTGTGTTGTAGAGCATTCGCCAGCGAAACGACACAGTTTTTAGCACCGTACGAAGCATCGGTGAAATCACGCTCAGAAGATGACACGTCCCCCGAAGTTGTAACCGATATAAGGCCTTGTTTAGGAACTAGCGCCTCGCATGTACGTATTGTAAGTACATAAAGTGCACGGATTTCTATTTTAATTTACCCgttgcaagaaaaagaaaaagaaaagttgtcGATTGCACCAGAGGCGTCTCCATCATCGATAATTTCACCGAGAGACAGAGACACAGAGTGGGAGAGAtttgttttgtttatttattgaaTCAATTGTTGCATAGATATTTCATAGTTGTTGTTTTTTGCTTTCTTTGCATGCCATGTCACGCCATGTTTGTTATTTCGGTAGTCCGACGACTAGCTAACTGGAATACTTTGAATTAGGGTGAACTTTCGAACATAATAGCCACAGAAGGAAGATCGTTGAGCGCTGACGTAGCAGCTTGGAACCCCTTTGAGGATGTACAACCGTTCGATCAATTAACAGAAGATCATATTTTCGGTGCGGAATTTGATAAAATTCGACGGGGCAGTAATACGAGTATTAGCGGAGTAAAGAGTCGTGAAAGTCTGGTTATGACGTGTACAGAATTACCAGAGGATCCATTCGAATCCGCGCCTTTCAGTTTACCAAGTAAGTGGGTCGATGTAATTACATATGTATAGCAAGTTATGTTTCGTtttgttccgttccgttccgttcatGATCGTATCGATAGAGTAATAGATATTGAGATTTCTTCGCAACCAAGATATTGCTAATGCCACTGCTTGATTTTAGGAGGAAAGAAGAGTAAGATCGGATCGAAGACTGCGGCACTTGCTGGAGGTAATGCATAGACTTGTTcgtatattatttcttattctaTCATCATATTTTCGACCCCTACTTTATCCACGGTTCAATGAAAAAGTCAACCGAGCGGTCGATGCTTTGGCCCTTTTGTTTTCGTTGACATCGTAATCGGTTGTCAATAGTCGGAACTGTGTTACGTGAAATAACGTCGCGTTCAATTTCATCTTTTCATAGCGAGAACTTTTGTCCGAAGTAACAAGCATACCGTCGACTAATCAACCCGTTCCGTTCtacaatattatacatatatacatatacatacatgatatacatatgtaatttATAACGCGCTGTACACACAGTTCGCTTGATTCGCATTTTCCTTGTGCTTTAACGAAAACGCACGACGAGGTCGGGTTATggccttcttctcctcctcccttTAACATAACATGTGATCGCGTTCTATCCATTCTATCAGAGTCTCCTAATCTATCTAAGATTTCTCATTATATGTATATTCCTATCTTCCTTGTGCGTTTATTCGGCGTCCACAATGTGCGCGAATTAAGTATGATTTTTAAACGTCGAATGCACCGATATCGATCGACATTATCGTTATAGAAACAAGAACATTGGCCACAAAAACTCTTATCTCGATACACATAAACATACACATGCGTGTATAGCGAGAATAGTATGTAGAGAAGAGTATGTGTCTGTTAccaatttttttttggtttttttttctttctctgtacctttctatttctcttcgatccttttcttttcttttctcaaacttgatttttcattttatatctATCAATTGTACAGGCATGCAACGTTATTAACGGAATCTACGGAAATCTTTTGTTATTTCTTTTGCGTTGACGCCAGGCAGTTCGTGTAATGAAATTATCCGTAACTTGGAAGAGGCACGCGTTACCGATAACGAAAGACAAATGCACGTAGAgaagagaatacaataggataggataggatagtatagaacaggcTAGGGTAGGACAAAACAGAATAGAATGAAGTAGAGAAGAATGGGGGAATTAAATAGAATAACAATATAGGTCCCCATGGTGTCTTATCGTCACGGTTTCGAAACGCTAGATGCGTGCAAATAGTTTGTTTGAAAATATATTGTGCAAGTGCTGAAAGACAAACATGGCGAAGGTAAGAAGCTAAGCTTGTAACGATTTTATCGATCGATTCATACGACTTAACGTTGAATAATGCTAACTTCCTAACACGAGTCTTTCATTGTTAGTTGCTTCGATCGATTTAATTGATGAAAAATATTCTACGAAATATGTTCCGATAAACGCATACATACACGCGCGCTgtgtgtatgtatacatatacaaatatacatatatatgtataaaatagtatttccGGTACAAAATGCTGTTGCACGATGAAAATAAGAAACCTATAAGAaaggtatacatacatatatatatatatatatatacatggaGAGGAGTGTACGGTGTAATTGTAAAAAAGTGAGGTTGTGAGAAAAGTTGAACGATATTTGcgatattatatatacatatatatatatattgtatgtaTTTGTTTTTCAGCCGATGTGTTTCACATGTATCTATAGAATAATATTAGCATTAATCGTGTTTACGCGCGCGTActagagagagagtgagagagagagagagagagagcatgtgTGTGGGTACATATATTCGTTGATGGAAAAAGAATTTTAGTTTAGAGACCTTTAAATCAGCCCCGTTAGAAACGCTTGCGAAAAGAAATTTTCCAGCTGTATATTACTAGAGAAATGCCGCGATTCAATGAACGACAAAAGAATAACATAGTTGCTACCGTTTTCGAAAATCTGATTAATCTTGCGTATCGTCACGCGTGCATGTACACGTACACGTATCTTCGATATACGAGTACTATACATGTACGTATGCAATCGAATGTTCGTGTTGCTCTTTTCATTTGAAACATTCAATTCACATTAGATGTTCGCTCGAATTTCAACAAAGGAGCAGTAGTCAAATATGCGTGTAAATAAGCGAATTGTAGTAGGTGGAATTCAATTTTGTCAGCTAGAAAAGATTTACCATTAGGTCTGAAATCACGTTCGTTGCTGTGCAAAACGCGTAAAATAGATTTGTATAGGCTAAAAAACGGTTCTATCAGGAAAGATTGTTATACGCGCGCAAAAGAACTAACGTTCTAGTATAAGGTACAACTACCTGTCTGTTTTTTCAAGATTATTCTATGAAGCAACGGATGACAATATTGACTAATAGGTTCAGCCATTTTACTTGTCGCTTTATATTTTACTCCACTCCGGTGTTCTTTTCGCTCTTCTGTTTCttgcttttttcttttcttccttctttcttatcttcccttttccgtttccgttttcgTTTCATTGTTCGTTTCTTTCCCCTTTTCTcttgttgttgttttttgttttcttttttgtatcGCTTGCAACGGTAACGGTATATCCTGTCCTTTGTGGCCTGTACAGTGCTTCACGCATTGGAAAGGGATTCGCCGTAGTGCGTTATCGCAAGTTAATTGAACTTGTTAATCGATCGGTTGTAATCGGATGTTCGGTTGTCGTTTATCGACAATTCATATTTTGGTTACTTGTGAATACCGAACAATCTATATAACGTGACTGCCCAAAGTTGTTTACTCCTGTATAGATTGAAATCACTTTTAATGTTGTTGTACATTTACTAATACTAATTGTCTGGAACACCCTAATGAGTTTGGGAGGCGGAAGCAATTTTGTTTCTCCAATAGAttatgtttattcaagtattttGGTTCTCTTGCGTAAAAAGAAGACCTCGATACGGTCTCATTCTTGTCTGCCTCCTATTCGTGTAGTTGTCGTTATTTCGTGTAGCTGtcgatgccgatgccgatgcctGTTGCCGACACCGGTATCGATTTCAATGTCGGGACTGTTGATTCCGAGTTTCGTTACGGTGTTAAATTCACGAATATACGAATAAAACACACTATAGGAGGCTGACCGTCATGAACATTATTGTTATCGCTGttttaaaataatgtttcagCAATAAACGTGTACATTAGTATATAGCACATGGAGTGTTGTTTTTCTTTGAAACGGTACGAAACGCAGCAATTGTTTCTTTTCTGTTTATCTATTcggttatatatatatacatatataaaaaccGGCCGATCTAAAACCTAATACGGCAATAGTCGTATTACTGCGATAGGAAGATGATTACTGCGTTTTCTCGCATAATATCCTTACCTCCCTGAATCTGATTAGGACTGTTCCAGACCCACTATGCCGATAACACGATAGTAGCAATAGTGGTAGCAGTAGTTGGTATCACTAGTTAATGATAGCGATTGCCGTCGTAATAATAATATAGTAGCAAGGATAGCGGCGGTGGTGGTgggtggtggtgatggtggtgtTGATGATGATGGATGTGGTGATGGGGACGTAGACGGGGACGGTTTCAATTACGATGAAAAAGCTAGAAATGCAACTCGATCGAAGCTAACAATATGCCGGTGACTTTCAAACGGCGACGGACACGATTTGAAAAGTGTAATAGCATAAACCGTCTGTAGCAGACCTAATCAGACATTTTCTGTTTCTtcgaattgatttttttttctttcgttcggattgctataaaaatttgttgtgCAAAGGTGTACGATTTTGACGTTGACAGATTTGACCATATCGCGCGTGTTTTAGGTAAGTAGAAGGAATTTCAGTTGTATTATATGCGTGCGTGCGCACACGTTTCAACACAAACTGGTGAATTGTTAAATTGATAAATTGATAAATTGATAAATTGACGAGTATCGGGCTCGAATTTCCGAGGACTCGGCTCGATCTCGTTCCCCCGATTCGACCCAATCGATTGCAGTTTCAAATAAAGGAGAAAGTGACAACAACCTTACCAAcggttatattatatttttcagacGTATCTGGAAACGGTAGATCGAGAATACCGTTGAACCAATGGAACTCGGGGATCGAGTGCGTCGAAGTCGACGAGAGTACGATCCTCTTGGGTGACAGCGCTCCTGTTTCTCCGCCCTTTGTTCAGGCCCCGATAGAAGACAGGTCCAAGTACGAGAAGCTGACGTTCAACGCCGGCGATATATCCAGTGACAGTGACAAAGATGAAACGCGACAACGAATcaaacaaaagagaaaaaaaggcaAGAACGTGTTGCGTAGAAATCCGAAAAAGCTACAGGACAGCAACACTCCCGTGGAACGTATAGGTTCCGCCAGTGCCTTCGAAAATCAAAACGATGCTAACGTCAACGCGAATACGAATGGCGTTCGCAAAAGTCCGTTTGGACAAAATGAGAATCAAAGGAGAGGTCGTAAAAATCGAAAGGATAACAGCCAAGAAGGGGATCTAGATGAACACCAGGGGGAGGATGTGTTGGTGGAAGAGGAAGATGATGAGGAGGAACAAGagaaagaggaggaagaggacgaagaagaagaagaagaagaagaagaagaggtggAGAAGGAGGGTGATAAGCTGGAACACAAGAAGAGACGAGAAGAGGCTCacgaggtggaggaggaggaagaagaagaggaggaagaggaggaggacgatGATAATTGCGATGGCGACGATAATCAAAACTCTATCGAAAAAGATAAAGAAAAACGTATTAGAAGAAACGAATATGTTCGTGATGGCACACCGAAAGAGAAGCGTTACAAAGGGAATGCGTTGAGAAAAGAACGTGTAGGACATTTGTCGAGACAGGGCCACACGGATCCGATTGTCGGCCATCAGTACGGAGATGAGCCACTGTTATTGGATGACGAACTCGACACGGAGGAGCCAGAGTCGAAGTCAAAATCGAAAGCGAAAGCGAAATCGAAACGACCGTACGGTGATCCGTTTGCCGAACAACGATACGATTCGGAATCGGCGTCTCCGGACGATGAAAGTTCGTTGGACGAATGCGAAAGGATACTAGCGGAATTTTCAAAGGACGAACCGATCAGAGTCAAGCAAGACGTGTTCTCGTTAGCTCCGTTTCGAAGATCTAGTAATTCCAGAAAAAACGACAGCGAAGAAGAAAGCGACTCTAAAAATATTGGCCGCGATAACTCGTCCGACAAGAGGATGGGACGTATCGAGAACAGACCATTGGCCACGTACAATTTGTCTCGACACGTTATCACGGCGAACAAAAGAACTTGCGAAGACAAGAATTTTCCATCCGGAGAAACGCAACGATGCTTACCGGTGAAATTAACATCGAATATCGGTCGTGAACTGATTGGAGAAAACGAGGACGAACGTGGTTTGGGACACGAGGAGGAACAGCGACAGAGGAGAAGGCAACGCGATCGAgaacaagagaaagaaaaa
This window harbors:
- the Nak gene encoding numb-associated kinase isoform X1, coding for MKKLFSKIENTSKEPNSYLGKVFVVGRHTVTVEDVLAEGGFAIVFLVKSSNGRYALKRMYVNNEQDLNVCKREIQIASNLNGHKNIIGYVDSSITHIGGGVHELLLLMPYCKSQVLQMMNNRLQTGFTESEVLQIFCDVCEAVSRLHHCQTPIIHRDLKVENILYSDAGHYVLCDFGSATAKVLNPSVQGAALVEEEIKKYTTLSYRAPEMIDMYSGKSITTKADIWALGCLLYKLCFFTLPFGESTLAIQSGNFTVPDNSRYSRSLHCLIRYMLEPDPDSRPDIYQVSVIAFQIQGKECPVRNLHKVPAPVLESLPCPCTESENIKRSSLVKTPKPSPVTIVEGTSVTPRQRPKGQVVSTGPISLSGQIVSQISGQGNQSQSQPQPQPQPQTQPQPLPQLPSQSQSQPQSQSQSQPQSQSQSQSQSQSQSQTYVGQDVQQNVQSLAANVQTAHQVASSGSQSSMVGQSPVTVPEKTQYYFDSKTAGNVNEENLEALFPPSGYPDPFKDDTGAMPPPAKIPPPVAPKPTKSLPKASSISSTSSCPPPKFPPVTPLATKLNIPVGSSIAAPPAAPLTLPKPVNKAESLSQNISLSTSPPDSPTVLSCVRHRRNVSDTSAFNKAFASETTQFLAPYEASVKSRSEDDTSPEVVTDIRPCLGTSASHVRIGELSNIIATEGRSLSADVAAWNPFEDVQPFDQLTEDHIFGAEFDKIRRGSNTSISGVKSRESLVMTCTELPEDPFESAPFSLPRGKKSKIGSKTAALAGDVSGNGRSRIPLNQWNSGIECVEVDESTILLGDSAPVSPPFVQAPIEDRSKYEKLTFNAGDISSDSDKDETRQRIKQKRKKGKNVLRRNPKKLQDSNTPVERIGSASAFENQNDANVNANTNGVRKSPFGQNENQRRGRKNRKDNSQEGDLDEHQGEDVLVEEEDDEEEQEKEEEEDEEEEEEEEEEVEKEGDKLEHKKRREEAHEVEEEEEEEEEEEEDDDNCDGDDNQNSIEKDKEKRIRRNEYVRDGTPKEKRYKGNALRKERVGHLSRQGHTDPIVGHQYGDEPLLLDDELDTEEPESKSKSKAKAKSKRPYGDPFAEQRYDSESASPDDESSLDECERILAEFSKDEPIRVKQDVFSLAPFRRSSNSRKNDSEEESDSKNIGRDNSSDKRMGRIENRPLATYNLSRHVITANKRTCEDKNFPSGETQRCLPVKLTSNIGRELIGENEDERGLGHEEEQRQRRRQRDREQEKEKGKRVEEEEEEKDDRATKDKDLFGSSPFSSYGFANPFVHRTLSNYARKDETGQPIGGFEIGKSLHDDNQDNVSFCPNQSRTAGSSTRNSNFCGITDEYECSKDLFGSVPFDEFAALRSDEQRLQQPQPQPKPQPPPPPPPQPQRPYSRQLPSPQTNFVEGTLNMIRSDKAVMANVARSTSASVDSIYSIQSIQPIRPIRPIQPIQPIQQVSRAAVHHANSIPRSDSAQNTVSAMSPEPLVGTEDIPKHKKDKFKSEKSKYQLIDENHGDSVNVLPSSLLSYKGKSTCHKKTAKTKKCSVVVTAGFSNLSFEDFPSDENEEKRIKTPQRITPFEVVREPEKRFGSLKRRSNPFT
- the Nak gene encoding numb-associated kinase isoform X4, which translates into the protein MKKLFSKIENTSKEPNSYLGKVFVVGRHTVTVEDVLAEGGFAIVFLVKSSNGRYALKRMYVNNEQDLNVCKREIQIASNLNGHKNIIGYVDSSITHIGGGVHELLLLMPYCKSQVLQMMNNRLQTGFTESEVLQIFCDVCEAVSRLHHCQTPIIHRDLKVENILYSDAGHYVLCDFGSATAKVLNPSVQGAALVEEEIKKYTTLSYRAPEMIDMYSGKSITTKADIWALGCLLYKLCFFTLPFGESTLAIQSGNFTVPDNSRYSRSLHCLIRYMLEPDPDSRPDIYQVSVIAFQIQGKECPVRNLHKVPAPVLESLPCPCTESENIKRSSLVKTPKPSPVTIVEGTSVTPRQRPKGQVVSTGPISLSGQIVSQISGQGNQSQSQPQPQPQPQTQPQPLPQLPSQSQSQPQSQSQSQPQSQSQSQSQSQSQSQTYVGQDVQQNVQSLAANVQTAHQVASSGSQSSMVGQSPVTVPEKTQYYFDSKTAGNVNEENLEALFPPSGYPDPFKDDTGAMPPPAKIPPPVAPKPTKSLPKASMGSSIAAPPAAPLTLPKPVNKAESLSQNISLSTSPPDSPTVLSCVRHRRNVSDTSAFNKAFASETTQFLAPYEASVKSRSEDDTSPEVVTDIRPCLGTSASHVRIGELSNIIATEGRSLSADVAAWNPFEDVQPFDQLTEDHIFGAEFDKIRRGSNTSISGVKSRESLVMTCTELPEDPFESAPFSLPRGKKSKIGSKTAALAGDVSGNGRSRIPLNQWNSGIECVEVDESTILLGDSAPVSPPFVQAPIEDRSKYEKLTFNAGDISSDSDKDETRQRIKQKRKKGKNVLRRNPKKLQDSNTPVERIGSASAFENQNDANVNANTNGVRKSPFGQNENQRRGRKNRKDNSQEGDLDEHQGEDVLVEEEDDEEEQEKEEEEDEEEEEEEEEEVEKEGDKLEHKKRREEAHEVEEEEEEEEEEEEDDDNCDGDDNQNSIEKDKEKRIRRNEYVRDGTPKEKRYKGNALRKERVGHLSRQGHTDPIVGHQYGDEPLLLDDELDTEEPESKSKSKAKAKSKRPYGDPFAEQRYDSESASPDDESSLDECERILAEFSKDEPIRVKQDVFSLAPFRRSSNSRKNDSEEESDSKNIGRDNSSDKRMGRIENRPLATYNLSRHVITANKRTCEDKNFPSGETQRCLPVKLTSNIGRELIGENEDERGLGHEEEQRQRRRQRDREQEKEKGKRVEEEEEEKDDRATKDKDLFGSSPFSSYGFANPFVHRTLSNYARKDETGQPIGGFEIGKSLHDDNQDNVSFCPNQSRTAGSSTRNSNFCGITDEYECSKDLFGSVPFDEFAALRSDEQRLQQPQPQPKPQPPPPPPPQPQRPYSRQLPSPQTNFVEGTLNMIRSDKAVMANVARSTSASVDSIYSIQSIQPIRPIRPIQPIQPIQQVSRAAVHHANSIPRSDSAQNTVSAMSPEPLVGTEDIPKHKKDKFKSEKSKYQLIDENHGDSVNVLPSSLLSYKGKSTCHKKTAKTKKCSVVVTAGFSNLSFEDFPSDENEEKRIKTPQRITPFEVVREPEKRFGSLKRRSNPFT